In a genomic window of Chryseobacterium sp. G0162:
- the yidC gene encoding membrane protein insertase YidC has translation MQQNNGIDKKQMISFAVLCLILFGAMFYFQNKQMKEEELKAQQQKTEQVKNAVKPTQATNINPNVTPNAIQTANLSNKELNIEFSSLGGQVSKVQLSEYKAYNNKTDQADLPLYLINKNNSNYGFQFKDKTGKVINTKDLVFSPTVNGNAVTMTANYNGAVIQFIYTLLPKYTLDFKVRTQGLSAVTSDNKADFIWDYNVRNLEKGRAQEQSHSEFSYAFNNYKDYDYDGRTTMDEEKETLNWIGVKQQFFSSVIEAKNGFTQSKGNQENVEEGEYLKKFNYEGFVQMTGSELNQDFTWYFMPLDLPLLKSYDKNFDEILPLGWSFIGAMNRYFFMWLYAIIAGWGLSAGWVIFAMTIIVKLILSPIMYKQHKLSAMMKVIRPEIDEVNAKFKDADPMKKQQATMEVYRKAGVNQMAGCLPALVQIPIFYALFRFFPNFIDLRGQGFWFAKDLTAYDDLIKLPFKVPFLGDHLSIFALACTVVILIYTVMTSGNMQQPQQEGMPNMKVLMYIFPITFLFFLNTSASGLSWYYFVSNAINILIILVIKYVILDEKKIHAQIQANKEKPKTEGKFQKKMREMMEQAQQQQQTQEKNKKK, from the coding sequence ATGCAACAAAACAACGGAATCGATAAGAAGCAGATGATTAGTTTCGCGGTTTTATGCCTGATTCTCTTCGGTGCAATGTTCTATTTCCAGAACAAGCAGATGAAGGAAGAAGAGTTAAAAGCTCAGCAGCAGAAAACGGAACAGGTGAAAAATGCCGTAAAACCAACTCAGGCCACCAATATCAATCCAAATGTAACTCCGAATGCGATTCAGACAGCTAATTTGTCTAACAAAGAATTGAACATTGAATTCTCAAGCTTAGGAGGACAGGTTTCTAAAGTTCAGCTTTCAGAATATAAAGCATACAATAATAAAACGGATCAGGCTGACCTTCCGCTTTATCTTATCAATAAAAATAATTCAAACTACGGTTTCCAGTTTAAAGATAAAACAGGAAAGGTTATCAATACTAAAGATTTAGTTTTCTCACCTACTGTTAATGGAAATGCTGTAACAATGACAGCAAACTATAATGGAGCTGTAATCCAGTTTATTTATACTTTACTTCCTAAATATACTCTTGACTTTAAAGTAAGAACTCAAGGTCTTTCTGCAGTTACTTCTGATAACAAAGCAGACTTTATCTGGGATTATAATGTAAGAAACCTTGAAAAAGGTAGAGCTCAGGAGCAATCTCACTCAGAATTCTCTTATGCTTTCAATAATTATAAAGATTATGATTATGATGGAAGAACCACAATGGATGAGGAAAAAGAGACCCTTAACTGGATCGGAGTAAAACAGCAGTTCTTCTCTTCTGTTATCGAAGCTAAGAACGGATTTACTCAAAGTAAAGGGAATCAGGAGAATGTAGAAGAAGGAGAATATCTGAAGAAATTCAACTATGAAGGTTTTGTTCAGATGACCGGAAGTGAGCTGAACCAGGATTTTACATGGTATTTTATGCCATTGGATCTGCCATTATTGAAATCTTACGATAAAAACTTTGATGAAATTCTTCCGTTAGGTTGGTCTTTCATCGGAGCAATGAACCGTTATTTCTTTATGTGGTTATACGCCATTATTGCTGGCTGGGGATTATCAGCAGGTTGGGTAATTTTTGCAATGACAATCATTGTAAAATTGATTTTATCACCCATTATGTACAAACAGCACAAGTTGAGTGCTATGATGAAGGTGATTCGTCCGGAAATTGATGAGGTAAACGCTAAGTTCAAGGATGCAGACCCGATGAAGAAGCAGCAGGCTACGATGGAAGTATATAGAAAAGCGGGAGTAAATCAGATGGCAGGGTGTTTACCGGCATTGGTACAGATTCCGATCTTCTATGCGTTATTCCGTTTCTTCCCGAACTTTATTGATCTGAGAGGACAAGGGTTCTGGTTTGCAAAAGACTTAACGGCTTATGATGATTTGATTAAATTACCATTTAAAGTTCCATTCCTTGGAGATCACTTGAGTATATTTGCTTTGGCTTGTACAGTAGTTATCTTGATTTATACAGTAATGACTTCAGGAAACATGCAACAGCCGCAGCAGGAGGGAATGCCAAATATGAAAGTATTAATGTATATCTTCCCGATTACATTCTTATTCTTCCTGAACACTTCAGCATCAGGTCTTTCATGGTATTACTTTGTTTCGAATGCGATTAATATCCTGATCATTTTGGTGATTAAGTATGTTATTCTGGATGAGAAAAAAATTCACGCTCAGATTCAGGCTAACAAGGAAAAACCGAAAACAGAAGGTAAATTCCAGAAGAAGATGAGAGAAATGATGGAGCAGGCTCAACAGCAGCAGCAAACTCAGGAAAAAAATAAAAAGAAATAA
- a CDS encoding YceI family protein, whose protein sequence is MKKLFLSFVFALLSTFSFAQNTWDIDQMHSSVNFTIEHMGISFVQGRFDKFGGDLTTKGNSLDNAAFNINIDVEGINTGVEMRDKHLKSKDFFDAGEYSNIKFTGTSVSKEKDGTYVFKGKLTIKDVTKEFNVPVTLGGITKNKEGKEIMGLRAKFTINRFDYNVNYDPTAAGIAKWVEMNTYFELIKR, encoded by the coding sequence ATGAAAAAACTATTTTTATCATTCGTATTTGCGCTTCTAAGTACGTTTTCTTTTGCACAGAATACTTGGGACATAGATCAGATGCACTCTTCAGTAAATTTTACCATTGAACATATGGGGATCAGCTTTGTTCAGGGTAGGTTTGATAAATTTGGCGGAGACCTTACCACAAAAGGAAATAGTCTTGATAATGCTGCATTTAATATCAATATTGATGTTGAAGGTATTAATACAGGAGTAGAGATGAGAGATAAACATCTTAAAAGCAAAGATTTTTTTGATGCAGGAGAGTATTCAAATATTAAATTTACCGGAACTTCTGTTTCCAAAGAGAAAGATGGAACCTATGTATTTAAGGGTAAACTTACCATTAAAGATGTTACAAAAGAATTTAATGTACCTGTAACCTTAGGAGGAATTACAAAAAATAAGGAGGGTAAAGAGATTATGGGACTTCGTGCTAAATTTACGATTAACCGTTTCGATTATAATGTGAATTATGATCCTACAGCAGCAGGTATCGCTAAGTGGGTAGAGATGAATACTTATTTTGAATTGATTAAAAGATAA
- a CDS encoding ribonuclease HII, producing the protein MELLQKWTDHYLEAGCDEVGRGCLSGPVVAAAVILDDDFKQNLVNDSKKLTFKTRMDLDSYIKDNVKNYAIAELPPSFIDEHNILNASIHAMHRALDQLTITPELILVDGNKFHPYNYIPHQCIIKGDSKVLSIAAASILAKNYRDRLMIELHKEYPEYGWNTNFGYATKKHQEALIKHGPTIHHRQSFRLKYD; encoded by the coding sequence ATGGAATTATTACAAAAATGGACAGACCATTACCTCGAAGCAGGGTGTGATGAAGTAGGAAGAGGTTGTTTAAGTGGGCCGGTAGTTGCGGCAGCCGTCATTTTAGATGATGATTTCAAACAGAATCTGGTTAATGATTCAAAAAAGCTGACCTTTAAAACCAGAATGGACCTGGATAGCTATATTAAAGATAATGTAAAAAATTATGCCATAGCAGAACTTCCTCCTTCATTTATTGATGAACATAATATCCTTAATGCAAGTATTCATGCCATGCATCGTGCACTAGATCAACTCACCATAACACCGGAACTTATTCTTGTAGATGGGAATAAATTCCATCCCTATAATTATATTCCCCATCAGTGTATCATTAAAGGAGATTCAAAAGTTTTATCTATTGCTGCAGCGTCTATTCTTGCGAAAAATTACAGGGATAGATTAATGATTGAACTCCATAAAGAATATCCTGAATATGGTTGGAATACCAATTTCGGATATGCTACCAAAAAGCACCAGGAAGCGCTTATCAAGCATGGACCTACAATCCATCACAGACAGTCGTTCAGACTGAAATATGATTAA
- a CDS encoding CTP synthase: MSKKNTKYIFVTGGVTSSLGKGIVSASLGLLLKSRGFNVTIQKLDPYINIDPGTLNPYEHGECYVTEDGAETDLDLGHYERYLDAPTSQNNNVTTGKIYQTVIEKERKGDFLGKTVQVIPHITNEIKRRIKILSKQNYDIIITEIGGTVGDIESLPYIETVRQLKWELGEKNSMVIHLTLLPYLASSGELKTKPSQHSVRQLMESGIMADVLVCRTEHKIPKDQRAKLAQFCNVPLENVIECKDMETIYEVPMYLQKQNFDDVVLKELDLKSDKDADLKDWKTFVKKFQNPKKTVEIALVGKYVSLQDSYISIAEAFKHAGADLETEVKVRWVYSGDITEENIKDTLKGVNGILVAPGFGDRGIEGKVLTAKYARENKIPMLGICLGMQIMTIEFARNVLGHTKANSVEFDTATPDPVISLMEEQKNVIDKGGTMRLGAWKCALKNGSKLYDIYGSKNISERHRHRYEFNSDYLQEFEKNGFLATGTNPETGLVEALELPGHPFYVGVQYHPEYKSTVATPHPLFRAFIKACETSK, from the coding sequence ATGAGTAAAAAGAATACAAAATACATCTTTGTGACAGGAGGTGTTACTTCATCTTTGGGAAAAGGAATCGTTTCTGCTTCTTTGGGACTATTGCTAAAATCACGCGGTTTTAATGTAACGATCCAAAAACTTGATCCTTATATCAATATCGACCCGGGAACTTTGAATCCTTATGAACACGGAGAGTGTTATGTGACTGAAGATGGTGCGGAGACGGATCTGGATTTAGGTCACTACGAGCGTTACCTTGATGCTCCTACATCCCAAAACAACAACGTTACTACAGGAAAAATCTACCAGACTGTAATTGAAAAAGAAAGAAAAGGAGACTTCCTTGGAAAAACAGTACAGGTAATTCCTCATATTACTAACGAAATTAAACGTAGAATTAAAATCCTTTCTAAACAGAACTACGATATCATCATTACCGAGATCGGAGGAACAGTTGGGGATATTGAATCTTTACCTTACATTGAAACTGTTCGTCAGTTGAAGTGGGAACTGGGAGAGAAAAATTCTATGGTGATTCACCTTACCCTATTGCCTTATCTGGCTTCCAGTGGAGAATTAAAAACAAAACCATCTCAGCATTCCGTTCGTCAGTTGATGGAAAGCGGAATTATGGCTGATGTATTGGTTTGCAGAACGGAACACAAAATTCCGAAAGACCAGAGAGCAAAACTGGCTCAGTTCTGTAACGTTCCATTAGAAAACGTTATCGAATGTAAAGACATGGAAACTATTTATGAGGTTCCTATGTATCTTCAGAAACAAAATTTTGATGATGTAGTCCTGAAAGAGCTGGATCTGAAAAGTGATAAAGATGCTGATCTGAAAGACTGGAAAACCTTTGTAAAAAAATTCCAGAATCCTAAGAAAACAGTTGAAATTGCATTAGTAGGAAAATACGTATCCCTTCAGGATTCTTATATTTCTATTGCTGAAGCGTTCAAACATGCAGGAGCAGACCTTGAAACTGAAGTAAAAGTAAGATGGGTATACAGTGGAGATATTACAGAAGAAAATATCAAAGATACACTGAAAGGTGTGAACGGTATTCTTGTAGCTCCAGGTTTTGGAGACCGAGGAATTGAAGGAAAAGTTCTTACTGCGAAATACGCAAGAGAAAATAAAATTCCAATGTTGGGAATCTGTTTAGGGATGCAGATTATGACAATTGAATTTGCAAGAAATGTTTTAGGACATACGAAGGCAAACTCAGTAGAATTTGATACAGCAACTCCGGATCCTGTAATTTCATTGATGGAAGAGCAGAAAAATGTAATCGATAAAGGAGGTACGATGCGTCTTGGAGCTTGGAAATGTGCTTTGAAAAACGGATCTAAGCTATATGATATCTATGGAAGCAAGAATATTTCTGAAAGACACCGTCACCGTTATGAATTCAACAGTGATTATCTTCAGGAATTTGAAAAGAATGGTTTCTTAGCTACAGGAACAAACCCGGAAACAGGATTGGTAGAAGCGTTGGAATTACCAGGACATCCATTCTATGTTGGGGTACAATATCACCCGGAATACAAGAGTACGGTAGCTACACCACACCCTTTATTCAGAGCTTTTATTAAAGCTTGTGAAACTTCTAAGTAA
- a CDS encoding right-handed parallel beta-helix repeat-containing protein — translation MIYTEAFFAQGSTFPNDDEVNLIDSYTFEPVIYKKTNVGVPAAGDGDGAVFRKKGNDFYKRQWTGYVNVLWWGIQGLSDQLRTDRLNTILQLGYDTFFGKMNIGISGVLFLQNNQRVLSDQCRIKQNKKNTEIFNCEEKKNISIKGFFLEGFKEDYDYDQASSSKAVGIYCYGTQNINIEKNLFKNFTYAGVSGLRNMVNLTFKQNRVENEFTEAWAKIGTGKKDNAGIAVGGKNISVVQNYFENSSQGMIIAENSKFVMISDNDIENTILEHGMYLDAGISNMTVLGNRVRNTKGIGIKVQNYDQEKYPDYVCHNIVISNNIVDNAGTVIDEALVATLDPLKDYIPAGGDGILINNTNKVAPYKLIASNVVVTGNVVRNAKQHGINIRHVEGGVISNNVISDIGNVGLYVSHAKGVDVSHNNIQTSGENGILIESNNNLLNVSFNIVENPGIKNQGNEGRLAGIKLVEGNNYEIAIRHNKIRGNGMMTWGIFSEGGVGQSTHEIENNVVLNSKYIDYRFVNGSTKLRMLRDNYKCILNSPGDTWLDPCL, via the coding sequence ATGATTTACACAGAAGCTTTTTTTGCACAAGGAAGTACTTTCCCTAATGATGATGAGGTAAACTTGATAGACAGTTATACCTTTGAACCTGTTATTTATAAAAAGACAAATGTAGGAGTGCCTGCTGCTGGAGACGGAGATGGTGCGGTTTTCCGTAAAAAAGGAAATGACTTTTATAAAAGACAATGGACCGGATATGTCAATGTCTTATGGTGGGGTATTCAAGGGCTTTCAGATCAGTTAAGAACAGACCGCCTCAATACAATTTTGCAGCTGGGCTATGATACCTTCTTTGGAAAAATGAACATTGGAATTTCCGGGGTACTCTTTCTTCAGAATAATCAAAGGGTATTATCTGACCAATGTAGGATAAAGCAGAATAAAAAGAACACCGAGATTTTTAATTGTGAAGAAAAAAAGAATATATCAATAAAAGGATTTTTCCTGGAAGGGTTTAAAGAGGATTATGATTATGATCAGGCGTCCAGTTCTAAAGCTGTAGGGATTTATTGCTATGGAACTCAGAACATCAACATCGAAAAAAACCTGTTTAAAAACTTTACCTATGCCGGAGTTTCAGGTTTAAGAAATATGGTTAACCTTACCTTTAAACAGAACCGTGTTGAAAATGAATTCACAGAAGCCTGGGCTAAGATTGGGACCGGAAAAAAAGACAACGCCGGAATTGCTGTTGGCGGAAAAAATATAAGCGTTGTTCAGAACTATTTTGAAAATTCATCACAAGGAATGATCATTGCTGAAAATTCAAAATTTGTGATGATTTCTGATAATGATATCGAAAATACCATCCTGGAACACGGAATGTACCTGGATGCCGGAATTTCAAATATGACGGTATTGGGTAACAGAGTCCGCAATACAAAAGGAATCGGAATCAAAGTCCAGAATTATGATCAGGAGAAATACCCGGATTATGTCTGCCATAATATTGTGATTTCAAATAATATCGTAGACAATGCAGGAACAGTAATTGATGAAGCGCTCGTTGCAACACTTGATCCTCTAAAGGATTATATTCCGGCAGGGGGAGACGGTATCCTTATTAACAATACCAATAAAGTAGCGCCTTATAAACTTATTGCCAGCAATGTGGTGGTCACTGGAAATGTAGTGAGAAATGCAAAGCAGCACGGAATTAATATCAGGCATGTTGAAGGTGGTGTTATTTCCAATAATGTCATCAGTGATATCGGGAATGTGGGACTTTATGTTTCTCATGCCAAAGGGGTGGATGTTTCCCATAACAATATTCAGACCTCCGGAGAAAATGGTATTCTGATTGAATCCAATAATAATCTTTTGAACGTATCCTTTAATATTGTTGAAAATCCGGGTATTAAAAACCAAGGAAATGAAGGCAGATTAGCAGGGATCAAGCTGGTGGAAGGAAATAATTATGAAATTGCCATCAGACACAACAAGATCAGAGGAAACGGAATGATGACGTGGGGAATTTTCTCAGAAGGGGGAGTCGGGCAGTCTACTCATGAGATTGAAAATAATGTGGTCCTGAATTCGAAATATATTGACTACAGGTTTGTTAATGGATCAACGAAATTGAGAATGCTGAGGGATAATTATAAATGTATCCTGAATTCACCGGGAGATACGTGGTTGGATCCATGCTTATAA
- a CDS encoding AraC family transcriptional regulator — MQIENIQQFVLVLLYGGLTLLSFTVLINPMQVNKKANFYFGVFILLWSSYWLLDILHFCGIVPNLWFILTLYAAQIFTPIFLFFSVIFFINPNYRFQKKDLICLITPVIYWILLFNMENNPIIRSTVMLIDIAHNLPYIALIYFKIRKHQKRIETISSNTENIDLQWLIRLSFLLFVTIVITVGYELFNTFVYKMHQHLVMDLLFLFIVYSTLYYVLRQKEIYPVNKNQREELLSIEVESEVEEISRKKLISDDEFESLRQQLIIIMETQKPYLDGDLNLLKLSDLIQINAHQLSYLLNTGFQENFFYFVNKYRVEHAKKMLTEGSFHKLSILGIAFESGFNSKTAFNTIFKKMTGMTPSEFKKEQSS; from the coding sequence ATGCAAATCGAAAACATCCAACAGTTTGTCTTGGTACTGCTTTATGGCGGCTTGACTTTGCTTTCATTCACAGTATTAATTAATCCTATGCAGGTTAATAAAAAGGCTAACTTTTATTTTGGAGTGTTTATATTACTCTGGTCCAGCTACTGGCTCCTCGATATTTTACATTTTTGTGGAATTGTGCCCAATTTATGGTTTATCCTTACGTTGTATGCTGCCCAAATCTTTACTCCGATTTTTCTGTTTTTCAGCGTTATCTTTTTTATCAATCCTAATTACAGGTTCCAAAAAAAAGATCTTATTTGCCTTATTACTCCGGTAATTTATTGGATATTACTTTTCAATATGGAAAATAATCCAATCATCCGAAGTACTGTAATGCTCATTGATATCGCTCATAATCTGCCCTACATTGCTCTTATTTATTTTAAAATCAGAAAACATCAGAAAAGGATTGAAACCATTTCATCCAATACAGAAAATATAGACCTCCAATGGTTGATCAGATTAAGCTTCCTTCTTTTCGTAACCATTGTTATTACTGTTGGTTATGAACTATTCAATACTTTCGTGTATAAAATGCATCAGCATTTGGTCATGGATCTGTTATTTTTATTTATTGTTTACAGTACACTCTATTATGTACTCAGACAAAAAGAGATCTATCCTGTAAATAAAAATCAACGTGAAGAACTTCTTTCTATTGAAGTGGAAAGTGAAGTAGAGGAAATATCAAGAAAAAAATTGATTTCCGATGATGAATTTGAGTCTTTAAGACAACAATTGATAATCATCATGGAAACCCAAAAACCTTATTTGGATGGAGACCTGAATCTATTAAAATTATCTGATCTTATTCAAATCAATGCGCATCAGCTTTCTTATCTTCTTAATACCGGTTTTCAGGAGAACTTCTTCTATTTTGTAAATAAGTACAGAGTAGAACATGCTAAAAAAATGCTTACAGAAGGTTCTTTTCACAAGCTTTCCATACTAGGAATTGCATTTGAGTCAGGCTTTAATTCAAAAACTGCCTTCAACACCATATTTAAAAAAATGACCGGCATGACCCCTTCCGAATTCAAGAAAGAACAATCCAGCTAA
- the radA gene encoding DNA repair protein RadA has product MAKLKTAYFCQNCGTQYSQWMGQCKNCGQWNTLVEEVIEKPNSKSVPFSKTKQHVINIIEVETSEEPRLKTPSEELNRVLGGGIVLGSVTLIGGEPGIGKSTLLLQLALKMKKKIFYVSGEESASQIKMRADRLTDIQNPNCFLFTETSLEKILHEAKKLEPDFMIIDSIQTLQSQLIESSPGTVSQIRECSNEIIKYAKENSIPVFLVGHITKDGQIAGPKVLEHMVDVVLNFDGDRNHLFRLLRANKNRFGSTSEIGIYEMISQGLKEIKNPSEILITKKFEELSGNSVAVTLEGNRPMLLEIQALVSTAVYGTPQRSCTGFDSKRLNMLLAVLEKRAGFQLGAKDVFLNITGGIKTDDPALDLAVIASVLSSNEDIAISEHYCFAGEIGLSGEIRPIAQVEQRITEAEKLGYEKIFVSNLNKIPKRKFGIKIEEVSKIEDFHERLF; this is encoded by the coding sequence ATGGCAAAACTGAAAACGGCATATTTCTGTCAAAATTGCGGAACCCAATATTCCCAATGGATGGGACAATGTAAAAACTGTGGACAATGGAATACCCTGGTGGAAGAAGTGATAGAGAAGCCCAACAGCAAGTCGGTGCCCTTCTCTAAAACCAAGCAACATGTTATCAACATTATTGAGGTAGAAACCAGTGAAGAACCGAGATTAAAAACACCTTCCGAAGAACTGAACCGCGTTCTGGGAGGCGGAATTGTCTTAGGTTCCGTCACCCTGATTGGTGGAGAACCGGGAATCGGAAAATCTACCCTATTGCTTCAGCTTGCCTTAAAAATGAAGAAAAAGATCTTCTATGTTTCTGGGGAAGAAAGCGCTTCTCAGATTAAAATGAGAGCCGATAGACTAACGGACATTCAAAATCCGAATTGTTTTCTTTTTACAGAAACCTCCCTGGAAAAAATTCTTCATGAAGCAAAAAAACTGGAACCGGATTTCATGATTATTGATTCTATCCAGACGCTTCAGTCCCAACTGATCGAAAGTTCTCCCGGAACGGTTTCTCAAATCAGAGAATGCTCCAACGAGATCATTAAATACGCTAAAGAAAACAGTATTCCTGTATTTTTGGTGGGCCATATTACCAAAGACGGTCAGATTGCCGGTCCAAAGGTATTGGAACACATGGTAGATGTTGTTTTAAATTTTGATGGAGACCGAAATCACCTTTTCAGATTATTGAGAGCGAACAAAAACCGTTTTGGTTCTACTTCTGAAATTGGAATTTATGAAATGATCTCCCAGGGATTGAAGGAAATTAAAAATCCTTCGGAAATCCTTATCACTAAGAAATTTGAAGAACTTTCCGGAAACTCTGTTGCCGTAACCCTGGAAGGAAACAGGCCGATGCTTTTGGAGATCCAGGCATTGGTAAGTACAGCCGTGTATGGAACTCCTCAAAGAAGCTGTACAGGATTTGATTCAAAAAGACTGAATATGCTTCTGGCAGTGCTTGAAAAAAGAGCAGGATTCCAATTAGGAGCAAAAGACGTTTTCCTTAATATCACAGGAGGAATAAAAACAGATGACCCAGCGCTGGATCTGGCAGTCATAGCTTCTGTTCTTTCATCCAATGAGGACATCGCCATTTCAGAACATTACTGTTTTGCCGGAGAAATCGGGTTAAGTGGAGAAATACGTCCGATTGCCCAAGTCGAACAAAGAATTACTGAAGCTGAAAAGCTAGGTTATGAGAAGATATTCGTTTCCAATCTTAATAAAATTCCGAAAAGAAAATTTGGAATCAAGATTGAAGAGGTAAGCAAGATTGAAGATTTCCACGAAAGGCTTTTTTAA